The stretch of DNA AACCTGATCGGTGCGACTAGTCGACgactagtcggacgactagaaaactagtcgCCCAGACCTACTCGGTGTCCCTTATCGGGGTCACTGGACCGATAAGCCCGACTAGATAACATGGCCACAGCACGTCGATTTATGGACTTCCATGCCATTAAAAAGTCACACGGTTCAAGTACAAGGTGACGAGGGCATGGTATAGAATAAACACAATGCAGTGGCAAAAAATGTCAACAACAACAGGACAAAGGCCAAAAACAAAATACTGCTTGCAAAACCTGTGGCATTTAAATACATGTTCATAGCTCTAATTTGATTCAGGGAAGGGCTTCGCCCTAGGAAGCAGTTGGAACACCATCAGGAAATCTGATAATTTATATAGCGTAAATtattcctcctcttcttctggcATTGTGGCCATGTGTACTGGAGTGCTGATTAAGTAATTTATGCAGTACACAAACTAAATAAGATGATTATTTCAGGAGTTAGGATCTGATGATTCTAAAACCAATCACCTAGTTTGGTATCTAATAACAGATAAAACCATAAATCCATGGGATCATGACACCAGTGGTGGAGCTTCATTGAggctaaaaaaagaagaaaaaacaggcTACACAGCCATGACAATGAGCCAGCATCAAATTTACTCTATTGCTTATGGATCTCCATTACTGCCTTGACTATAAATAGACCGATTATTACTACCTCCTCCTAATTTATCAATAAAATTGAACCAGGCTCAGAGCCCACTGTGTAGACTACACGGGACTGTTGGGTACAACTCCGTATGGAAGTGAGCCAAACTAGAATACAGCTGCTGTTTGGTACACTATAAGGGTAAGTCCAGACTCTAGAGATCCATGAAACAATACCACCAAAATTGTCTTAAGTTGATGAGAAATTGGATACTGAAGTTACCCAATCGAATAATAATTTTCTCCCAAATAACTGTAGCAAGTGTGCGATTTAAGCAATAGTTACCTACCGATAATTCCATAGGTAGAAGCACCCAAATATAGACAGACAATCCAGTACGCTTATAACAGAAGAAACAAGCTATCTATACGGGCCATGTTTGGTTCTCTGCGCTAGTGAGTGCTAGGaaattttgaccgctaattacggtgttaaataaagtcaatttacaaaaccaacttcagaacctctgcgctaggaaccctgaagaatctaatgaggcctttgaccgcgtgattagatgatggttactgtagcatcactgtagccaataatCGATTacttaccatcattagattcgtcgcgaaaagttatatccatccctaaaaaggttttgcaaatagactttatttaacactccatgcatgcgagattcctTTCTCGGCTTGTGTGCGCTAggagaaccaaacagggccactgTACTAAGCTAACGTCAATTCACTGCCTGCAAAAGATTCCAATCGAGACAAATCAAACATGCAATATGACTTCTTCATAAACATTGGAAGAGTGTGTAGGCcgcgtttagttcgcgaaaagttgGGCGAAAAGTTAATGTAGCACgttttcgttgttacttgacaaataatgtccaatcatgaactaattaggcttaaaagattcatctcgtgctaatcagttaaactgtgtaattagttattttttcaaataCATTTAacatttcatgcatgtgtcgaaagatttgatgtgacgggtactgtaggaaaaattttgggaactaaacggggccgtAGTAGTATGATAAAAAGCAATCTACATATTGCGTTTTGGATCTAGCTGTCCATCCTGTTTGTCCGTATACATGTCGTCTTGTCGTCTTCAATCATGCAGAAACAGGACCAAGCAACAAGTCATACCTGATACGTGAAGTTGACCAATGTGGGGCCCGGTCCAACGCCACCGGCGTCCACCCCGAGCCCGGCCTGCCACTCCGCCGGTATGGAGGGGCCGCCAAGGCTTCGAATGATTGCTAACGCCGTTTCGGCCGACACCGGCATTGAGGGGATCTTGGGGAAGCGCCGCTTGACTGCCTCATCGTCGAACCCCAAACGCTCAGCCCCGCCGGCGGCTGCCCACCCGGGGGTGAGCGGGTCCCCGGGGCCGCCGAGCAGAACGACGCCTCTCTCTACGCCCCCGTCCGCGCGTCCCGCAATGAGCACGGCGACGGCGCCCTTCTCCGCTGCCCGCGCCACCACCCCGCCCCGATAcccgcccccgcgccgcgccacggcgacgcggccgcgcACGCCCACCCCGAGCCTCTCGAGCGCGGCGTAGTCCTCCTCGCGGCCGAGGTTGACGAACACCGCCTCCGCGACGGCCCCGCCGGACGGCGCGTACGCGTGGTAGGGCGGCACGAGGCGGCGCCCCTCGTCGGCGGGCTCCTCCAGCGACAGGCGCGCGAGCGGGGACCCGTCGGACCGGAGCAgcgcgagggaggaggcgcggccGGGGTACGAGAGCAGCGGCGCGTACTCGCGCGTTAGGGTTTGGAGCCCCGCGGCGCGGAGCCGCCCGAgcacgtgcgcggcggcggggcccgccGCGGGCGTCCCCGCGAGGTGCGGCCCCGCGGTGAGCGCGCGGAGGTCGGCCGCGATGCTCGCGTTGCCCCCCGCGGACAGCGAGAGGAAGAGCGCGGCGGGGTCACGGACGGggagtcgggcggcggcggccttcgcCGGCGGtcccgcggggcggcggcggaggacgagcAGCGAGAAGaggagcagcagcccgaaggcgaTGACGAGCCGGACGGAGCCCGGGGGCAGGCGGGCCAGGACAGCGTGCGGCATTCCGCAGGCCTGGCGCGGCGGACCGCCGGGGGCGgcttgggggcggcggcggcgagcgagcgagcgagtgGAGTGGTCAGTGGAGCCGAGCGCTGGGCCTACCGGCCGGCCTATTGCTTCGGTGCGTGGCGCCGTGCGCGGCGGCTTTACGTCCCGGTGAGGCCTTTCCGTTACCACTCGCGGCCACCGCACTTCGTCGGAGATTCTGGGATGCTGTTGGTGCTCGTCCGCGCGGCACGCTTTCACGGCGGCTCGAAGAGACTGCGGTCCGTTGAGGTGCGCGCGTGGGATTGGCTGGGTCGGGCCGGCAGCAGCACGTGGCGCGCGAGGTAGCGCGCCGAGCCGGGGGAACGCGGGATTTCCGTGCAGCTTATCCCGGAACTCTCGTCGTTTCTGGGCTTCTGGCCCAGCCCAGGTGGAGATCGATTTGGATGTGTGGTGCGCCGCAGGCGCAGCGGGCCTCTCCTAACGCGCCGAAAGAAGGggatttttttatgaaaaaaagcCCCTTCTGGTACCCGTACAACTTaccaccgtgttcggctggtgggtAGCCCTCCAGTAATtccctctcacaccactccagctccagcctccggcCACCAACCAgataacagtgtttttctctcacactactccagctccagcctgtcGAACGCGGTGCAACGTAAGATGTTGCACCAAAAAATAGTGAAGATCGGC from Panicum virgatum strain AP13 chromosome 9K, P.virgatum_v5, whole genome shotgun sequence encodes:
- the LOC120649508 gene encoding probable glutamate carboxypeptidase VP8 isoform X2, which gives rise to MPHAVLARLPPGSVRLVIAFGLLLLFSLLVLRRRPAGPPAKAAAARLPVRDPAALFLSLSAGGNASIAADLRALTAGPHLAGTPAAGPAAAHVLGRLRAAGLQTLTREYAPLLSYPGRASSLALLRSDGSPLARLSLEEPADEGRRLVPPYHAYAPSGGAVAEAVFVNLGREEDYAALERLGVGVRGRVAVARRGGGYRGGVVARAAEKGAVAVLIAGRADGGVERGVVLLGGPGDPLTPGWAAAGGAERLGFDDEAVKRRFPKIPSMPVSAETALAIIRSLGGPSIPAEWQAGLGVDAGGVGPGPTLVNFTYQEDRKFEKIHDIFGVIKGSQEPDRYVILGNHRDAWTYGAVDPNSGTASLLDIARRLGIMLQSGWKPRRSIILCSWDAEEFGMIGSTEWVEENLADLQSKAVAYLNVDCAVQGVGFFAGSTPQLDKLLVDITRQVKDPDVMGKMVHDTWNEMNGGISIERLARTDSDFAPFLHHAGIPSVDLYYGKEFPGYHTALDSYNWMEKHGDPLFLRHLAITEIWGLLALRLADDPVLPFDYQVYASQLQD